In one Streptomyces sp. NBC_01241 genomic region, the following are encoded:
- the gatC gene encoding Asp-tRNA(Asn)/Glu-tRNA(Gln) amidotransferase subunit GatC, with protein sequence MPGITREEVAHLARLARLELKGEELDHFAGQLDDIIGAVARVSEVADQDVPPTSHPLPLTNVMRADEVRPSLTPEQALSGAPAQEQQRFKVPQILGED encoded by the coding sequence ATGCCTGGCATCACGCGCGAGGAGGTCGCCCACCTCGCCCGGCTGGCGCGTCTGGAGCTGAAGGGCGAAGAGCTCGATCACTTCGCCGGTCAGCTCGACGACATCATCGGCGCGGTCGCCCGCGTCTCCGAGGTCGCCGACCAAGACGTACCGCCGACCTCCCACCCGCTGCCCCTGACGAACGTCATGCGCGCGGACGAGGTCCGTCCGTCGCTCACCCCCGAGCAGGCGCTCTCCGGCGCCCCGGCCCAGGAGCAGCAGCGTTTCAAGGTGCCGCAGATCCTGGGGGAGGACTAA
- the gatA gene encoding Asp-tRNA(Asn)/Glu-tRNA(Gln) amidotransferase subunit GatA, which produces MTDNSTIIKLTAAEIAAKIASGELTAVQVTEAHLARIDAVDEKVHAFLHVDREGALAQARAVDAKKAAGEKLGPLAGVPLALKDIFTTEGMPTTVGSKILEGWIPPYDATLTKRLKAADIVILGKTNMDEFAMGSSTENSAYGPTGNPWDLTRIPGGSGGGSSAALASYEAPLAIGTDTGGSIRQPAAVTGTVGVKPTYGGVSRYGMVAFSSSLDQGGPCARTVLDAALLHEAIAGHDPMDSTSIDAPVPPVVEAALSGSVEGMRVGVVKQFAGEGYQAGVVQRFNESVELLKSLGATIVELDCPSFDLALSAYYLIAPSECSSNLARFDAMRYGLRVGDDGTRSAEDVTALTREAGFGDEVKRRVILGTYALSSGYYDAYYGSAQKVRTLITQDFEKAFEQVDVIVSPTTPTTAFPIGERADDPMAMYLADLCTIPTNLAGNSAMSLPCGLAPEDGLPVGLQIIAPAMKDDRLYKVGAAVEAAFVEKWGHPLLEEAPSL; this is translated from the coding sequence ATGACGGACAACAGCACCATCATCAAGCTCACCGCGGCCGAGATCGCCGCGAAGATCGCGTCGGGCGAGCTCACGGCCGTCCAGGTCACCGAGGCCCACCTGGCCCGGATCGACGCGGTCGACGAGAAGGTCCACGCCTTCCTGCACGTCGACCGCGAGGGCGCGCTCGCGCAGGCCCGCGCCGTCGACGCGAAGAAGGCGGCCGGCGAGAAGCTGGGTCCGCTGGCGGGTGTCCCGCTCGCACTGAAGGACATCTTCACCACCGAGGGCATGCCGACCACCGTCGGCTCCAAGATCCTCGAAGGCTGGATCCCGCCGTACGACGCGACCCTCACCAAGAGGCTGAAGGCCGCCGACATCGTCATCCTCGGCAAGACCAACATGGATGAGTTCGCCATGGGGTCCTCCACCGAGAACAGCGCCTACGGCCCGACCGGCAACCCGTGGGACCTCACCCGCATCCCCGGCGGCTCCGGCGGCGGCTCCTCGGCCGCGCTCGCGTCGTACGAGGCCCCGCTCGCCATCGGCACGGACACCGGCGGTTCCATCCGCCAGCCCGCCGCCGTCACCGGCACCGTCGGCGTCAAGCCCACCTACGGCGGCGTCTCCCGCTACGGCATGGTGGCGTTCTCCAGCTCCCTGGACCAGGGCGGGCCCTGCGCCCGCACCGTCCTGGACGCGGCCCTGCTGCACGAGGCGATCGCCGGGCACGACCCGATGGACTCGACGTCCATCGACGCCCCGGTCCCGCCGGTCGTCGAGGCCGCCCTGAGCGGCAGCGTCGAGGGCATGCGCGTCGGCGTCGTCAAGCAGTTCGCCGGTGAGGGCTACCAGGCCGGCGTCGTCCAGCGCTTCAACGAGTCGGTCGAGCTGCTGAAGTCGCTCGGTGCCACGATCGTCGAGCTGGACTGCCCGTCCTTCGACCTGGCCCTGTCGGCGTACTACCTGATCGCGCCGTCCGAGTGCTCCTCCAACCTGGCCCGCTTCGACGCCATGCGGTACGGCCTGCGCGTCGGCGACGACGGCACGAGGTCGGCCGAGGACGTCACCGCGCTCACCCGCGAGGCGGGCTTCGGCGACGAGGTCAAGCGCCGCGTCATCCTCGGTACGTACGCCCTCAGCTCCGGCTACTACGACGCGTACTACGGCTCGGCGCAGAAGGTCCGCACCCTCATCACCCAGGACTTCGAGAAGGCCTTCGAGCAGGTGGACGTCATCGTCTCCCCGACGACGCCCACCACCGCCTTCCCGATCGGCGAGCGTGCCGATGACCCGATGGCGATGTACCTCGCGGACCTGTGCACCATTCCGACCAACCTCGCCGGCAACTCCGCCATGTCGCTGCCCTGCGGCCTGGCCCCCGAGGACGGTCTGCCGGTCGGGCTGCAGATCATCGCCCCCGCCATGAAGGACGACCGTCTCTACAAGGTCGGAGCCGCCGTCGAGGCCGCCTTCGTGGAAAAGTGGGGACACCCGCTGCTGGAGGAGGCTCCGTCACTGTGA
- the gatB gene encoding Asp-tRNA(Asn)/Glu-tRNA(Gln) amidotransferase subunit GatB, whose amino-acid sequence MTVTDLVSYEDALASYDPVMGLEVHVELGTKTKMFCGCSTELKQDANSQTCPVCLGMPGALPVVNEIGVESAIKIGLALNCEIAEWCRFARKNYFYPDMPKNFQTSQYDEPIAYNGYLDVQLEDGEIFRVQIERAHMEEDTGKSTHVGGATGRIQGASHSLLDYNRAGIPLIEIVTKPIEGAGARAPEVAKAYVAELRELIKALGVSEARMEMGQMRCDVNLSLRPNGTETFGTRSETKNVNSLRSVERAARFEIQRHAAVLSSGGTIVQETRHFHEEDGSTTAGRIKDNAEDYRYFPEPDLVPVAPAREWVEELRGGLPELPRLRRKRLKEEWGVSEHDMQSILNAGAVDLIVATTDAGAPSDQARKWWMGELARNANETGRALDELPITPAQVARVAELVASGDLNDKLARQVIEGVLAGEGDPDTVVEKRGLKVVSDEGALSTAVDEAIAANAAVADKIRGGKVAAAGALVGAVMKATRGQADAARVRELILEKLGVEG is encoded by the coding sequence GTGACTGTCACCGACCTGGTGTCGTACGAGGACGCGCTCGCGTCCTACGACCCCGTCATGGGCCTGGAGGTCCATGTCGAGCTCGGCACCAAGACCAAGATGTTTTGCGGCTGCTCGACCGAGCTCAAGCAGGACGCCAACTCCCAGACCTGCCCGGTCTGTCTCGGCATGCCCGGCGCGCTGCCGGTCGTCAACGAGATCGGCGTCGAGTCCGCCATCAAGATCGGTCTCGCGCTGAACTGCGAGATCGCCGAGTGGTGCCGCTTCGCCCGGAAGAACTACTTCTATCCGGACATGCCGAAGAACTTCCAGACCTCCCAGTACGACGAGCCGATCGCCTACAACGGCTATCTGGACGTCCAGCTGGAGGACGGGGAGATCTTCCGGGTGCAGATCGAGCGCGCCCACATGGAGGAGGACACCGGCAAGTCGACCCATGTCGGCGGCGCCACCGGCCGTATCCAGGGCGCGTCCCACTCCCTGCTCGACTACAACCGGGCCGGTATCCCGCTCATCGAGATCGTCACCAAGCCGATCGAGGGAGCGGGTGCACGCGCCCCCGAGGTGGCCAAGGCGTACGTCGCCGAGCTCCGCGAGCTCATCAAGGCGCTCGGTGTGTCGGAGGCCCGGATGGAGATGGGCCAGATGCGCTGCGACGTCAACCTGTCGCTGCGCCCCAACGGCACCGAGACGTTCGGTACGCGCTCCGAGACGAAGAACGTGAACTCGCTGCGTTCCGTCGAGCGCGCCGCCCGCTTCGAGATCCAGCGCCACGCCGCGGTGCTGAGCTCGGGCGGCACGATCGTGCAGGAGACCCGGCACTTCCACGAGGAGGACGGCTCGACCACGGCCGGCCGCATCAAGGACAACGCCGAGGACTACCGCTACTTCCCCGAGCCCGACCTGGTGCCGGTCGCCCCGGCCCGCGAATGGGTCGAGGAGCTCCGGGGCGGCCTTCCCGAGCTGCCGCGGCTGCGCCGCAAGCGGCTGAAGGAGGAGTGGGGTGTCTCCGAGCACGACATGCAGTCCATCCTCAACGCGGGCGCGGTCGATCTGATCGTCGCCACGACCGACGCGGGCGCCCCCTCGGACCAGGCCCGCAAGTGGTGGATGGGCGAGCTGGCCCGTAACGCCAACGAGACCGGCCGCGCCCTCGACGAGCTGCCGATCACCCCGGCGCAGGTCGCCAGGGTGGCCGAGCTCGTCGCCTCGGGCGACCTCAACGACAAGCTGGCACGCCAGGTCATCGAGGGCGTCCTCGCGGGCGAGGGCGACCCGGACACCGTCGTCGAGAAGCGGGGCCTGAAGGTCGTCTCCGACGAGGGCGCGCTGTCCACGGCCGTGGACGAGGCCATCGCCGCCAACGCGGCCGTCGCGGACAAGATCCGCGGCGGCAAGGTCGCGGCGGCGGGCGCGCTCGTCGGCGCGGTCATGAAGGCCACCCGCGGCCAGGCGGACGCGGCCCGGGTCCGCGAGCTGATCCTGGAGAAGCTCGGCGTCGAGGGCTGA
- a CDS encoding MMPL family transporter, whose product MAAIARWCIKHRLIAVLIWLLALGGTVTAAGFAGSAYSNNYDVPGTEAGRAADLLKSGFANLGGDTDTIVWHTSDSTVRAADVRQTMTSTLHAVEELPGVGAVTGPYGASGAGQISEDGRTAYATVTFNQQTEDIPAQQVRAVVDTAKAAAGPHLQVELGGSAIAVTEAPSVHFSEAIGVVVAAVVLFLAFGSLAASMLPIATALVSVGTAYAGIVLLGHAMTVADFAPMLGMLIGLGVGIDYALFIVTRHRSGLRRGMTVTEAAQNAVVTTGRSVVFAGATVCIALLGMLILRLGFLNGVAIAASLTVVLTVAASVTLLPALLSFIGMRALSRRERRRLAERGPQPELPTGFAARWSAFVERHPKLLGAFAAVVMLVLALPTFSLHLGTSDQGNNPSTSTTRQAYDLLADGFGPGVNGPLTIAAQIGGAGDRLAMDGLPATLRATHGVASVGPVTYSSDGGTAFVTVIPKSAPQSQETSKLVEHLRTDVIPKAEANTSLQAHVGGVTAGYDDFAQVIIGKLPLFIGVVIGLGCLLLLLAFRSIGIPLKAAVMNVAAVASSFGVVVAVFQWGWGSELLGLGSSGPIEPFLPVIMVSVLFGLSMDYQVFLVGRMYEEWLETGDNRRAVRVGLAETSRVINSAAVIMISVFLAFVLSGDRVIAMFGIALAAAVALDAFVLRTLLVPALMHMLGGANWWLPGWLDRRLPRISIDAPECDAPHAKIPQAAQPVEPVEGAQTLRAAEVVREGA is encoded by the coding sequence TTGGCTGCAATTGCCCGTTGGTGCATCAAGCACCGTCTCATCGCCGTACTCATCTGGCTGCTGGCCCTCGGGGGCACGGTCACCGCGGCGGGATTCGCGGGCTCTGCGTACTCCAACAACTACGACGTGCCAGGCACCGAGGCGGGCCGGGCCGCCGACCTCCTCAAGAGCGGTTTCGCGAACCTGGGCGGTGACACCGACACCATCGTCTGGCACACCAGCGACTCCACCGTGCGGGCCGCCGACGTCCGTCAGACGATGACCAGCACCCTGCACGCGGTCGAGGAGCTGCCCGGTGTCGGCGCCGTCACCGGGCCGTACGGGGCGTCCGGCGCCGGACAGATCAGCGAGGACGGACGCACCGCCTACGCCACGGTCACCTTCAACCAGCAGACCGAGGACATCCCGGCGCAGCAGGTCCGGGCCGTCGTCGACACCGCGAAGGCGGCCGCCGGCCCCCACCTCCAGGTGGAACTGGGCGGCTCGGCCATAGCCGTCACCGAAGCGCCGTCCGTCCACTTCAGCGAGGCCATCGGGGTCGTCGTCGCAGCGGTCGTCCTCTTCCTCGCTTTCGGCTCGCTCGCCGCCAGCATGCTGCCCATCGCCACTGCCCTCGTCTCCGTCGGCACGGCGTACGCGGGCATCGTGCTGCTCGGCCACGCGATGACCGTCGCCGACTTCGCCCCCATGCTGGGCATGCTGATAGGGCTCGGCGTCGGCATCGACTACGCACTGTTCATCGTCACCCGGCACCGCAGTGGACTACGCAGAGGCATGACGGTCACCGAGGCGGCACAGAACGCCGTCGTGACGACCGGGCGGTCCGTCGTCTTCGCCGGAGCCACCGTCTGTATCGCGCTGCTCGGCATGCTGATCCTGCGGCTCGGATTCCTCAACGGCGTGGCGATCGCCGCCTCGCTCACCGTCGTGCTGACCGTGGCCGCGTCCGTGACCCTGCTGCCCGCCCTGTTGTCCTTCATCGGCATGCGGGCGCTGAGCCGGCGCGAGCGCAGAAGACTTGCCGAGCGCGGGCCGCAGCCCGAACTGCCCACCGGATTCGCCGCCCGCTGGTCCGCCTTCGTCGAACGCCACCCCAAGCTGCTCGGCGCGTTCGCCGCCGTGGTGATGCTGGTGCTCGCGCTGCCCACGTTCTCCCTGCATCTGGGCACCTCCGACCAGGGCAACAATCCCTCCACGTCGACCACCCGGCAGGCGTACGACCTGCTGGCCGACGGATTCGGGCCCGGCGTCAACGGCCCGTTGACGATCGCCGCGCAGATAGGCGGCGCCGGCGACCGGCTCGCGATGGACGGCCTGCCGGCCACCCTGCGGGCCACCCACGGCGTGGCCTCGGTCGGCCCGGTCACGTACAGCAGCGACGGTGGTACGGCCTTCGTCACCGTCATACCGAAGTCGGCACCGCAGTCGCAGGAGACCAGCAAGCTCGTCGAGCATCTGCGTACGGACGTCATCCCGAAGGCCGAGGCGAACACCTCGCTCCAGGCCCATGTGGGCGGGGTGACGGCCGGCTACGACGACTTCGCCCAGGTCATCATCGGCAAGCTCCCGCTCTTCATCGGCGTCGTCATAGGGCTCGGCTGTCTGCTCCTGCTGCTGGCGTTCCGGTCGATCGGCATTCCGCTGAAGGCCGCCGTGATGAACGTGGCCGCCGTTGCCTCCTCGTTCGGAGTCGTCGTCGCGGTCTTCCAGTGGGGATGGGGGAGCGAACTGCTGGGGCTGGGCAGCTCCGGGCCCATCGAACCGTTCCTGCCGGTGATCATGGTGTCCGTGCTCTTCGGGCTCTCCATGGACTACCAGGTGTTCCTGGTGGGGCGGATGTACGAGGAGTGGCTGGAGACCGGGGACAACAGACGGGCGGTGCGGGTCGGTCTCGCCGAGACGAGTCGTGTGATCAACTCCGCGGCCGTGATCATGATTTCGGTCTTCCTGGCGTTCGTCCTCAGCGGGGACCGGGTCATCGCGATGTTCGGCATCGCGCTGGCCGCGGCCGTGGCCCTCGACGCGTTCGTCCTCCGTACGCTGCTGGTGCCCGCCCTCATGCACATGCTGGGCGGCGCGAACTGGTGGCTGCCGGGCTGGCTGGACCGGCGGCTGCCGCGGATCAGCATCGATGCTCCCGAGTGCGACGCGCCCCATGCGAAAATCCCGCAGGCAGCACAACCGGTGGAGCCGGTGGAAGGCGCGCAGACACTGCGCGCGGCGGAAGTGGTTCGAGAAGGAGCATGA
- a CDS encoding phosphocholine-specific phospholipase C translates to MTTDISRRRLFALGGGALGAAAAGSLLPPSLQAAIAAQPAPSAGSGGGDGLEDIKHVVILMQENRSFDHYFGTLRGVRGFGDRNAVELPSGKPVFEQPALLGSSVLPFPVRDAAETQKKDLQYIGALDHSWSGGGKAWAGGWMNGWVTAKTAATMAYYDRRDIPLHYELADTFTVCDAYHSSIHTSTSPNRNHLWSGKTGNEANGKRAVGNDAYNEGTHPGYDWGTYAERLEKAGRSWRTYTEWENFTDNQIEFFATFKAIARKALAKTGGHTYMESFYSAVRDADATERERLFGLLEEGVATLDKTERSLFERALRRVETGTLADEFAKDVAAGTLPEVSYLVPSAVDSEHPSVSSPIHSATIVYKVLDALGKHPDVWRHTAVLINYDENDGFFDHVPPPVAPPEVTEEQWEGKPTGLGMRVPLLVVSPWTVGGYVCSEVFDHTSVIRFLERWTGVAEPNISDWRRTVTGDLTSAFDFTRARRRPDVEQPGSIPPFSGRWAPKPPLVQHMPVQEPGARPARALPYQPDAQAKLVDGAVQVALSNTGRSSAHFALYPYAGEFPVPQHRDVRGTGQWTVPLTGTAYRFTVTGPNGFRREFAGPAQGGASAGAEVASRVDARERDLHLTLRNTGRTTLTFTVRPLGYVDEADLRDWTRTVKVKPGRSRTVVHSAADAHGWYDLAVTVDGDDVFRRRLMGHIENGRASVSG, encoded by the coding sequence TTGACCACGGACATTTCACGGCGAAGGCTCTTCGCGCTCGGCGGCGGTGCGCTCGGTGCCGCGGCGGCGGGGTCGCTGCTGCCGCCGTCGCTGCAGGCCGCGATCGCCGCGCAACCGGCGCCCTCGGCGGGGTCCGGCGGCGGTGACGGGCTCGAAGACATCAAGCACGTGGTGATCCTGATGCAGGAGAATCGTTCCTTCGATCACTACTTCGGCACACTCCGGGGAGTGCGCGGCTTCGGTGACCGCAACGCCGTCGAGCTGCCCTCCGGCAAGCCGGTCTTCGAGCAGCCGGCCCTGCTCGGCAGCTCCGTACTGCCGTTCCCGGTGCGGGACGCCGCCGAGACGCAGAAGAAGGACCTCCAGTACATCGGCGCGCTCGACCACTCCTGGAGCGGCGGCGGCAAGGCGTGGGCCGGCGGGTGGATGAACGGCTGGGTGACCGCGAAGACGGCCGCCACCATGGCGTACTACGACCGCCGGGACATCCCGCTGCACTACGAACTGGCCGACACCTTCACGGTCTGCGACGCCTACCACTCCTCCATCCACACCTCCACCAGCCCCAACCGCAACCACCTGTGGAGCGGGAAGACGGGCAACGAGGCGAACGGCAAGCGGGCTGTCGGAAACGACGCGTACAACGAGGGCACGCACCCGGGGTACGACTGGGGCACGTACGCGGAGCGGCTGGAGAAGGCCGGCCGCAGCTGGCGTACGTACACCGAGTGGGAGAACTTCACCGACAACCAGATCGAGTTCTTCGCCACCTTCAAGGCGATCGCCCGCAAGGCGCTGGCGAAGACCGGCGGCCATACGTACATGGAGTCGTTCTACTCGGCGGTGCGGGACGCGGACGCCACCGAGCGGGAGCGGCTGTTCGGCCTGCTCGAAGAGGGTGTCGCCACCCTGGACAAGACCGAACGCAGTCTCTTCGAGCGCGCGCTGCGCCGGGTGGAGACCGGAACGCTGGCCGATGAGTTCGCCAAGGACGTGGCGGCGGGCACACTGCCCGAGGTCTCCTACCTGGTGCCCTCGGCCGTCGACTCCGAGCACCCGAGCGTGTCCTCGCCGATCCACAGCGCGACGATCGTCTACAAGGTCCTGGACGCGCTGGGCAAGCACCCCGACGTGTGGCGGCACACCGCCGTCCTCATCAATTACGACGAGAACGACGGCTTCTTCGACCACGTGCCGCCGCCCGTCGCGCCGCCCGAGGTGACCGAGGAGCAGTGGGAGGGCAAGCCCACCGGTCTCGGGATGCGGGTGCCGCTGCTCGTCGTGTCGCCGTGGACCGTGGGCGGCTACGTCTGCTCCGAGGTCTTCGACCACACCTCCGTGATCCGCTTCCTGGAGCGCTGGACCGGCGTGGCGGAGCCGAACATCAGCGACTGGCGGCGCACCGTCACCGGCGATCTGACCTCGGCCTTCGACTTCACGCGCGCGCGGCGCCGGCCCGACGTGGAGCAGCCCGGCAGCATCCCGCCTTTCAGCGGACGCTGGGCGCCGAAGCCGCCGCTCGTGCAGCACATGCCGGTACAGGAGCCCGGGGCCCGGCCGGCCCGCGCGCTGCCGTACCAGCCGGACGCGCAGGCGAAGCTGGTGGACGGGGCGGTACAGGTGGCCCTCAGCAATACGGGGCGTTCGTCCGCGCACTTCGCGCTGTATCCGTACGCGGGCGAGTTCCCCGTGCCGCAGCACCGGGATGTAAGGGGCACGGGGCAATGGACGGTGCCCCTTACCGGTACGGCGTACCGGTTCACCGTCACGGGGCCGAACGGCTTCCGGCGCGAGTTCGCCGGACCCGCGCAGGGCGGCGCCTCGGCCGGGGCCGAGGTCGCCTCACGGGTGGACGCGCGTGAGCGGGATCTGCATCTCACGCTGCGCAACACGGGACGCACGACGCTCACCTTCACCGTCCGGCCGCTCGGATACGTCGACGAGGCGGATCTGCGGGACTGGACCCGGACGGTCAAGGTCAAGCCGGGACGGAGCCGTACGGTCGTGCACTCGGCGGCCGACGCGCACGGCTGGTACGACCTGGCCGTCACCGTCGACGGGGACGACGTCTTCCGGCGTCGGCTGATGGGGCACATCGAGAACGGCCGGGCGAGCGTCTCCGGCTGA
- a CDS encoding GNAT family N-acetyltransferase: MFAISLGDDGAELRPLEIWQAAEFLAHMDRARELVDPWIPFASFVTDLESARALLQRYAEKQAADTGRLYGIWLEGTLVGGVLFRIFDAESGNCEVGCWLEPAAQGRGLITRAAEKLIDWAVYERGMHRVEWDASAANTRSVAVAKRLGMTRDGVLRQNYLYRGERHDSEIWSVLAPEWRARKS; encoded by the coding sequence ATGTTCGCGATATCCCTGGGCGACGACGGCGCGGAACTGCGTCCGCTGGAGATCTGGCAGGCGGCGGAATTCCTCGCCCACATGGACCGGGCCCGCGAGCTCGTCGACCCCTGGATCCCGTTCGCCTCCTTCGTCACCGACCTGGAGTCGGCGCGCGCCCTGCTCCAGCGGTACGCGGAGAAGCAGGCGGCGGACACGGGACGCCTCTACGGCATCTGGCTGGAGGGCACGCTCGTCGGCGGCGTCCTGTTCCGGATCTTCGATGCGGAGTCGGGGAACTGCGAGGTCGGCTGCTGGCTGGAACCGGCGGCGCAGGGCCGCGGACTGATCACCCGGGCGGCGGAGAAGCTGATCGACTGGGCGGTCTACGAGCGCGGGATGCACCGCGTGGAGTGGGACGCCTCCGCCGCGAACACCCGCAGCGTCGCCGTGGCCAAGCGGCTCGGCATGACGCGCGACGGGGTGCTGCGCCAGAACTACCTGTACCGCGGTGAGCGGCACGACTCGGAGATCTGGTCCGTGCTGGCTCCGGAGTGGCGGGCGCGGAAGTCCTGA